Proteins from a genomic interval of Panthera uncia isolate 11264 chromosome C1 unlocalized genomic scaffold, Puncia_PCG_1.0 HiC_scaffold_4, whole genome shotgun sequence:
- the SFPQ gene encoding splicing factor, proline- and glutamine-rich isoform X1 has protein sequence MSRDRFRSRGGGGGGFHRRGGGGGRGGLHDFRSPPPGMGLNQNRGPMGPGPGQGGPKPPIPPPPPHQQQQQPPPQQPPPQQPPPLQPPPHQPPHQQPPPPPQDSSKPVVPQGPGPAPGVGSAPPASGSAPPATPPTSGAPTGPGPTPTPPPAVTSAPPGAPPPAPPSSGVPTTPPQAGGPPPPPTGGPGPGPKQGPGPGGPKGGKMPGGPKPGGGPGLSTPGGHPKPPHRGGGEPRGGRQHHPPYHQQHHQGPPPGGPGGRSEEKISDSEGFKANLSLLRRPGEKTYTQRCRLFVGNLPADITEDEFKRLFAKYGEPGEVFINKGKGFGFIKLESRALAEIAKAELDDTPMRGRQLRVRFATHAAALSVRNLSPYVSNELLEEAFSQFGPIERAVVIVDDRGRSTGKGIVEFASKPAARKAFERCSEGVFLLTTTPRPVIVEPLEQLDDEDGLPEKLAQKNPMYQKERETPPRFAQHGTFEYEYSQRWKSLDEMEKQQREQVEKNMKDAKDKLESEMEDAYHEHQANLLRQDLMRRQEELRRMEELHNQEMQKRKEMQLRQEEERRRREEEMMIRQREMEEQMRRQREESYSRMGYMDPRERDMRMGGGGAMNMGDPYGSGGQKFPPLGGGGGIGYEANPGVPPATMSGSMMGSDMRTERFGQGGAGPVGGQGPRGMGPGTPAGYGRGREEYEGPNKKPRF, from the exons ATGTCTCGGGATCGGTTCCGGAGccgtggcggtggcggtggcggcttCCACCGGCGCGGAggaggcggcggccgcggcggcctcCACGACTTCCGCTCCCCGCCGCCCGGCATGGGCCTCAATCAGAACCGCGGACCCATGGGGCCCGGCCCGGGCCAGGGTGGCCCCAAGCCCCCAATCCCACCACCGCCTCCGcaccagcaacagcagcagccacCACCGCAGCAGCCGCCACCACAGCAGCCGCCGCCACTTCAGCCACCGCCGCATCAGCCGCCGCAtcagcagccgccgccgccgccacagGACTCGTCCAAGCCCGTCGTTCCTCAGGGACCCGGCCCGGCTCCCGGAGTGGGCAGCGCTCCGCCGGCCTCCGGCTCGGCACCGCCCGCCACTCCCCCGACCTCTGGGGCCCCCACGGGCCCAGGCCCCACCCCGACCCCGCCGCCCGCTGTCACCTCGGCGCCCCCCGGGGCGCCCCCGCCCGCGCCGCCGAGCAGCGgtgtccccaccaccccacctcaGGCCGGGGGCCCCCCGCCTCCACCCACAGGGGGCCCGGGGCCCGGTCCTAAGCAGGGCCCAGGACCCGGAGGCCCGAAAGGCGGCAAAATGCCAGGCGGGCCGAAGCCCGGCGGCGGCCCGGGCCTAAGTACTCCTGGCGGCCACCCCAAGCCGCCACATCGAGGCGGCGGGGAGCCCCGAGGAGGCCGGCAGCACCACCCACCCTACCACCAGCAGCACCACCAGGGGCCCCCACCCGGCGGGCCTGGTGGCCGCAGCGAGGAGAAGATCTCCGACTCGGAG ggGTTTAAAGCCAACTTGTCTCTCTTGAGGAGGCCTGGAGAGAAAACTTACACTCAGCGTTGTCGGTTATTTGTTGGGAATCTACCTGCTGATATCACAGAGGATGAATTCAAAAGACTATTTGCTAAATATGGAGAACCAGGAGAAGTTTTTATCAACAAAGGCAAAGGATTTGGATTTATTAAActt GAATCTAGAGCACTGGCTGAAATTGCCAAAGCTGAACTTGATGATACACCGATGAGAGGTAGACAGCTTCGGGTTCGCTTTGCCACACATGCTGCCGCCCTTTCTGTTCGAAACCTTTCACCTTATGTTTCCAATGAACTGTTGGAAGAAGCTTTTAGCCAGTTTGGTCCTATTGAAAGGGCTGTTGTAATTGTGGATGATCGCGGGAGATCTACAGGGAAAGGCATTGTTGAGTTTGCTTCCAAACCAGCAGCAAGGAAAGCATTTGAAAGATGCAGTGAAGGTGTTTTCTTACTAACAAC AACTCCTCGTCCAGTCATTGTGGAACCACTTGAACAATTAGATGATGAAGATGGCCTTCCTGAAAAACTTGCACAGAAGAATCCAATGTATCAAAA ggagagagaaacccctCCTCGTTTTGCCCAGCATGGCACATTTGAGTATGAATATTCTCAGCGATGGAAGTCCCTGGATGAAATGGAGAAACAGCAAAGGGAGCAAgttgaaaaaaacatgaaagatgcAAAGGACAAATTGGAAAGTGAAATGGAAGATGCTTATCACGAACATCAGGCAAATCTTTTGcgtcaag aTCTGATGAGACGCCAGGAAGAATTAAGACGCATGGAAGAACTTCATAATCAAGAAATGCAGAAACGTAAAGAAATGCAGCTAAG GCAAGAAGAAGAACGACgtagaagggaagaagagatgaTGATTCGTCAACgtgaaatggaagaacaaatgagACGCCAAAGAGAGGAAAGTTATAGCCGGATGGGCTACATGGATCCA agagaaagagacatgagAATGGGTGGAGGAGGAGCAATGAACATGGGAG ATCCCTATGGTTCAGGAGGCCAGAAATTTCCACCtctaggtggtggtggtggcataGGTTATGAAGCTAATCCTGGAGTTCCACCAGCAACCATGAGTGGTTCCATGATGGGAAGCGACATG
- the SFPQ gene encoding splicing factor, proline- and glutamine-rich isoform X2: MSRDRFRSRGGGGGGFHRRGGGGGRGGLHDFRSPPPGMGLNQNRGPMGPGPGQGGPKPPIPPPPPHQQQQQPPPQQPPPQQPPPLQPPPHQPPHQQPPPPPQDSSKPVVPQGPGPAPGVGSAPPASGSAPPATPPTSGAPTGPGPTPTPPPAVTSAPPGAPPPAPPSSGVPTTPPQAGGPPPPPTGGPGPGPKQGPGPGGPKGGKMPGGPKPGGGPGLSTPGGHPKPPHRGGGEPRGGRQHHPPYHQQHHQGPPPGGPGGRSEEKISDSEGFKANLSLLRRPGEKTYTQRCRLFVGNLPADITEDEFKRLFAKYGEPGEVFINKGKGFGFIKLESRALAEIAKAELDDTPMRGRQLRVRFATHAAALSVRNLSPYVSNELLEEAFSQFGPIERAVVIVDDRGRSTGKGIVEFASKPAARKAFERCSEGVFLLTTTPRPVIVEPLEQLDDEDGLPEKLAQKNPMYQKERETPPRFAQHGTFEYEYSQRWKSLDEMEKQQREQVEKNMKDAKDKLESEMEDAYHEHQANLLRQDLMRRQEELRRMEELHNQEMQKRKEMQLRQEEERRRREEEMMIRQREMEEQMRRQREESYSRMGYMDPRERDMRMGGGGAMNMGDPYGSGGQKFPPLGGGGGIGYEANPGVPPATMSGSMMGSDMVRMIDVG, encoded by the exons ATGTCTCGGGATCGGTTCCGGAGccgtggcggtggcggtggcggcttCCACCGGCGCGGAggaggcggcggccgcggcggcctcCACGACTTCCGCTCCCCGCCGCCCGGCATGGGCCTCAATCAGAACCGCGGACCCATGGGGCCCGGCCCGGGCCAGGGTGGCCCCAAGCCCCCAATCCCACCACCGCCTCCGcaccagcaacagcagcagccacCACCGCAGCAGCCGCCACCACAGCAGCCGCCGCCACTTCAGCCACCGCCGCATCAGCCGCCGCAtcagcagccgccgccgccgccacagGACTCGTCCAAGCCCGTCGTTCCTCAGGGACCCGGCCCGGCTCCCGGAGTGGGCAGCGCTCCGCCGGCCTCCGGCTCGGCACCGCCCGCCACTCCCCCGACCTCTGGGGCCCCCACGGGCCCAGGCCCCACCCCGACCCCGCCGCCCGCTGTCACCTCGGCGCCCCCCGGGGCGCCCCCGCCCGCGCCGCCGAGCAGCGgtgtccccaccaccccacctcaGGCCGGGGGCCCCCCGCCTCCACCCACAGGGGGCCCGGGGCCCGGTCCTAAGCAGGGCCCAGGACCCGGAGGCCCGAAAGGCGGCAAAATGCCAGGCGGGCCGAAGCCCGGCGGCGGCCCGGGCCTAAGTACTCCTGGCGGCCACCCCAAGCCGCCACATCGAGGCGGCGGGGAGCCCCGAGGAGGCCGGCAGCACCACCCACCCTACCACCAGCAGCACCACCAGGGGCCCCCACCCGGCGGGCCTGGTGGCCGCAGCGAGGAGAAGATCTCCGACTCGGAG ggGTTTAAAGCCAACTTGTCTCTCTTGAGGAGGCCTGGAGAGAAAACTTACACTCAGCGTTGTCGGTTATTTGTTGGGAATCTACCTGCTGATATCACAGAGGATGAATTCAAAAGACTATTTGCTAAATATGGAGAACCAGGAGAAGTTTTTATCAACAAAGGCAAAGGATTTGGATTTATTAAActt GAATCTAGAGCACTGGCTGAAATTGCCAAAGCTGAACTTGATGATACACCGATGAGAGGTAGACAGCTTCGGGTTCGCTTTGCCACACATGCTGCCGCCCTTTCTGTTCGAAACCTTTCACCTTATGTTTCCAATGAACTGTTGGAAGAAGCTTTTAGCCAGTTTGGTCCTATTGAAAGGGCTGTTGTAATTGTGGATGATCGCGGGAGATCTACAGGGAAAGGCATTGTTGAGTTTGCTTCCAAACCAGCAGCAAGGAAAGCATTTGAAAGATGCAGTGAAGGTGTTTTCTTACTAACAAC AACTCCTCGTCCAGTCATTGTGGAACCACTTGAACAATTAGATGATGAAGATGGCCTTCCTGAAAAACTTGCACAGAAGAATCCAATGTATCAAAA ggagagagaaacccctCCTCGTTTTGCCCAGCATGGCACATTTGAGTATGAATATTCTCAGCGATGGAAGTCCCTGGATGAAATGGAGAAACAGCAAAGGGAGCAAgttgaaaaaaacatgaaagatgcAAAGGACAAATTGGAAAGTGAAATGGAAGATGCTTATCACGAACATCAGGCAAATCTTTTGcgtcaag aTCTGATGAGACGCCAGGAAGAATTAAGACGCATGGAAGAACTTCATAATCAAGAAATGCAGAAACGTAAAGAAATGCAGCTAAG GCAAGAAGAAGAACGACgtagaagggaagaagagatgaTGATTCGTCAACgtgaaatggaagaacaaatgagACGCCAAAGAGAGGAAAGTTATAGCCGGATGGGCTACATGGATCCA agagaaagagacatgagAATGGGTGGAGGAGGAGCAATGAACATGGGAG ATCCCTATGGTTCAGGAGGCCAGAAATTTCCACCtctaggtggtggtggtggcataGGTTATGAAGCTAATCCTGGAGTTCCACCAGCAACCATGAGTGGTTCCATGATGGGAAGCGACATG